The DNA region ATGAActatttttttatctatatatatatatatatatatatatatatatatatatatataaatagaaaataatggaaataataatgaacaataggATATTAATATCAAAATTGGTGAATaggcaaatgtaaaaaatagcatAACCTACTGTTTTTGAAACTGCATGCAAATGAACTATTTTTACCATTCTAAATTAAAAGCGTGTTTATCTCTTTGCATATTTCATAAAAAGAGAAACACACCTTTGCATGTGAAATGAATGGTGTCCAACTGTCTACTCAACAAGTGCAGGCTTGATTTTTACACACAGCTGCCATTCACAAAATGCAGGGACTTTCTAACTTTCCAATGTGTCTTTTCCAGAGCAGGTGTTGGTGTATTCAACATGtatttgcaaaacatatttaGGCGTGattttaaaaatcatgttttgtggCATATCATTCTTTTGGATTACAGAGTTTTAACCTCaactaataaacttaattttgaaaccaaatgaattataatataaataaataaatgaaagtaagTAATAGGATTTATGAAATTGTACAAATAAACCAAATGTGTTTGGAATATACGCAATAaccaggtttatatatttatcaccAATAAATTACATCTATTACAGTCtcatatattttgaattagatctTGCTTGTTCCACAGACATAACTTtttaactgattaaatgtaattgCTTTCACAATTAACAGATTAATCTGGCTCTATGTTATGTTTTGGtgattttaatgatttgtttattctgttttaatcaattttattgttagaaaatgcaGATACACATGGCACATTATTAGTACATCAGAAACCAGAGagttaaaaacagaaaaacattgtTAATATTTTGCTAATCTCACGCAAACCTTAAACTTTATGTTTCTTTATGAACGTAACTGTCATCTACAGCATTATGGCTTTCTACGTTTTCTCATTTTGTCATTATATCTCTTTGTAAACCAAAATTGGAGCTACTATGAATAAATGTGTCATATGTGTGGAATGTTGTGTGATAAAATGAgggtgtgtgttgtgtgagaCGGGGTCaggcgtgtgtgtttgtgaatagaGTGTTTGTGTAAAGTGTGTAAGGGAGGTGTAGGGTATACGAGCAGATGGTAGACCTCTCCCCTGTAATGTCTGCTTCAGAGAGAACAATACGTCTCTCTTTCTGAGGCATGATTAAGGGGTGGAAGAGGATTGCTCTCCATGGACAGCTGGTTGGCAGCATGCCTCAAACGCACATACAGACACCCCCACCTCATCATCCACACAGACACACTAAGCAATTAACTGGCACGGGCCACGGCTTAAATATTCACCAGCCCAGAGCAAACAAAAGACCTTCAAAACCATTCTCACATGGCTCATGGCATATTTCTCTTatgaattttctgttttgttcttctACTtgtcatatatgtgaccctggaccacaaaaccaatcataagggttttttttttttttttattgaaatgtatacatcatatgaaagctgaataaataagctttccattgatgtatggtttaataGGGCAATATTTAgctgagatataactatttgaaaatctggaatctgagggttcaatatatatatatatatatatatatatatatatatatatatatatatagagagagagagagagagagagagagagagagagagagagagataatctaatttaaagctgtccaaatgaagtccttagcaatgcatattattaatcttatttttatttttttatttttttcattgtgttttccaATTACTCTCAATCAAACTGCATTTGGTTTTTTTTGATTATGTAAAAAATACTGCCAACTAATAcaataacaacattaaaaaaacaactaacAGACAAATTGATTTTTGaaagttatctgtttttgcaaataaacttttcaaatatttatgaTATATGACATTTACAAAATtgcttcatggaacatgatctttacttaatatagattttttttatttattttttttggcataaaataagaaaaacaaatctaattttgacccatacagtgtattgttggctattgctaataTATTGGTGCTACTTATGACTGTatctgtgctccagggtcacatatttttaGCACATATACTTCACAACACTTCTCATTTGGTGTGCCTTagaagaatagttcacccaaaaatttgaaactcatcctaatgttgttccaaacctgtatggatttcttcaaaaaaataaaaaataaaaagattcacAGTATCTCTTTCTTTACAGCTTTTTCCCCCCTTACAAAATGGTGACTTAGGCTAGTCCCTAAAAAAAATTGCCCAAcgtcttttatgttccatagatGAAAGTCATGCTTAAAACAACTTGAGGCTCCTATTCAATATCATTATAgtcttatgtatttatttattttaagagacctatccctttaagatttgcAAATCAGCCAAGTATAACAATATTGAAAGACCcagtaaaattaaaaatcacCAAATGTCAAAGTAACACATTcataaaagtacaaattctcCATGATATTCTGTGTACATAAATCAAGTGGAATTAATGAGTACACTGAAACATCAAAAGAACGCGAAGTAAAACAGAACAACAGAGGTTACAGATCTCGGCGACTTTTATTGCATTCCTCTCATCGTTACAAACAAAAACGCCTTCAAGAAGCTGGACAAATGCGCACGGGTCTGAGAGTGAATGCAGTTCCGCTTGTCTCCCCCTTCAGCAGCGCGCTCCGCTTGGGGGCGAGCGGTTCTCCCTGCGCGCGCCGAGAGGAGGCGGGGCCGAGCGACAAGCGGAACTGCTTTTGATCCCCGAGGGACTCGCAGCTTTCACATTCCGCGCATTCCGGGCGCCGTGAACAATCGGAGCTCGGTCATTTATTAGCAGAGCCCCTCCCCTCCTGAGCTCAGTCTGCTGGAGGAGCTCTCCAGACGCGCACGCAGCTCAAACATACGCATGGAAATAAAAGCCGTACCCAACGAATTTCCTTAAGGATTATATCGTTAAACATATAAAAGAGTACAGAAAGTCGTCCGTAACTTTTGGGCGTGATGCGATTGTGATTTGGTGAgtttttaaaaacgttttaaaGTAGCTTATGGTCCTTTTTTATGACACATTGCTTGGTGTCTACCAGTGAACTATGCTTTTATTTAATACACTGTATTTGTGCAATAGGattttattattgatatatttattattattttttttgtgagctATATGATAAGTCCAACGTTTTtgacttaaatgtttttttgaaagaCACAACATCTTTGGTGCCACTTTCAGGTTTACCTACAATAAAGAAAGATAATGTGAATCTTGTCTTGTTTGTAATGCTCCATTTGACATATTTCAATGTATTATAACCGTTGTTATTGTAAAACAAGGGTGATACGCTAAATAGGAATTTTTCTTTGTAGTAGGAAATCATTTTTCAACTTTGGAATGTTATTGAATCCTACCCAGTTTTCCTTTACTTTTAATTCTATTAAAAATGTGTAGACTTAAGAGGAACCCCAGTGCATGTTGGGGGTTGTAGGATGGTGCCAGTGGTATTTTGAGAAAACGTGGTGTTGCTATGGGCAAAGGCTAGAAGTATGTGGAGTGAGGCACCACTCACTGGTGTTTGCTGTTGTAGAGTGTTGCAATATAGATGAGCAATAGCAAGGGTTTTGTTTGAAATCATtagttaattatatattttttcaaaccagATTCACAGTCCAGCCTAAAAAATCTACTACAACAATATCATTAATTACTATCTGCAAAACAAAGACTGAAATGAGAACGGCAGAGGATTCGTCAGGCACGGTGCTGCACCGACTGATTCAAGAGCAGCTCCGTTATGGAAACCCTACTGATCCCACTCTGTTGGCCATCCAGCAGCAGGCTCTGCGTGGAGGCAGCAGCGGTGGAGGAGCAGGAAGCCCTCGTTCGTCCCTGGAAAGCCTAACGCAAGAGGAATCGCTTTCTCCCCAGTTGTCCACCCGGCAAGAGCCCCAGGGCCAAGAGCATCAGGGGGACTACCAGCATTCAGAGAGTCCCATCTGCCACCTTTATCAGCTCCACACAGAGGAGCTGCCTACTTATGAGGAAGCAAAGGCTCACTCACAGTACCTGGCCTACCAGAGAGGTGAGGTAGGGCTTCAGCACGGCAGCCTGGAGACCCCTGGTATGGTTGGAGGAGCCGAGCAGGAAGAGAGAGTGTGGGATATGAAGCGAGAAcatgctcgctcactcagcgaaCACTTCATGCAGCTCTCGCTGGAGAGGAACTGTACCCATGACGGGAATCCCATGAGCTCATCGCATAGCTACCCCCAGCTCTCCAATAACCACGCTGGTCTTGTTGTAAACGAGAGGTCGATGCATGAGCCAGACCAACGTGGTCCACCACCGGAATACCCCTTCATGGTCAGATCCCCTGGATATATGCTTAGTCATTCACAGGAACATGGGCACTATTACAAAGAGCCTCCCCCTGCTTTCCATTCACAGCATCACAGGTCCGTTCAACTgacattttgattatttatattagGTATAGGTACACTGTGGGTGGTTTGGCATactaattctttttatttttctctatcaGGTTATTTCCAACCCAATCACAAATGCCCCACCATAGCGGCCTGCCCACGTTGACCCCTGCTGGTCAGGATGTCATTGTTGGAGGATACAGCATCCCGGTGAGCAACTGCCAAGTAGAGCAGCTCATTAAAGAGAACGAAAGACTGAGAGGAGAAGTGGAGAGCTACAACGAGAAGGCAACAAGGCTACAGAAGGTAAGAGAGGGCTTTTTGTTTCTTCTTAGAAACCTCCCAAAACTGTTATATTCTTGGTATGAATTCCACATTTTGTCACTGATGCAAAAAAGGCAGCCGTGCTCTTTGATTTTGATCTCAGAATAAAGAACCTTGTGGAAACAAGAAATGTTGGTGTCTTCTAGCTGCATAAGGAGATTAGCCCTCTCGCTGAGTAGGAATCCACGCAAGGGAGAAGATCACAAGGAGttcaatttaatttgaaaagCACTCCTTTCCTAGTGACTGAGTTCAAATTCCCAGTAACTAATTTAGCATGTGAAACAACACTGAATTTACCCATTCCTGCAATGCCAAGCATTTTTCTGTAATGTGATAATAGCATCACTTAAATTCCAGAGTGTCATACCAGAACAAGGGGAAAAAACGGGTTTATTTTGTTTGCGCGTTTGTTTTGGAAATGTTTCCTTGCATGTGTCATTCAGTGGCGTAACATAGATTgaatttcagtttagtttccacATAGTTCTTGAAACCAGAACAACTGTATTCTAACAACTGTATACAGTGGATCATGAAGATGAAGTCGCGGCAAATCGTAAATCAGACAACGCCAAAGGGGGAGGCCTCCCTGTGTTGTTCTGTAGCCCTCTTTGTTAGGATTCCAATGGGATGCCAATAGGAGCAGATGTCTTCGCTCATCTACGTGTCCGTCAATGAAGAACGGGCTTTGCGTAGCCCACAGCTGATGGACTGAACTGCAGAGAGCAACAACCAGACCCCACAGCTGTGGATTCCCCGACTGAATGGCCCTTTTCACCTTCACTCTTCAACAGAACCCCACATGGCACCCAGGATCATGCTTAAGAATTTAACTACCTAGATGAAATGAATATAGTGTTGTTAGAGTACAAATTTGAACTGTGATATTTCTGTAATGACCGTTTAAATCGTTATGGAAAAATGTGCTCTTTCATGAGCCATATTCTGCGTCACAAATGCCATACAGGTGCATATAGTGTGAAGTACTGTCCTCGTCTCTGAATGGTGTGCCTTCAACACGCACTTTTCCTTTGTTCCCCACGTTTGCCTTTGGCATCCCGCCCTGTAGGGAGATGAATGTGCAGACACCTGGGACTCATAAGTGTTCTTTCTGGAATGTTGATTCAATTCCCAGTCGCTGAAGAGCTCTGTGAGAGTGATTCACTTGTGGGCAAGCACCAGGAAGAGCTCAGCCAAGCACATTCTTCTCTCTTTTCCTTTATTGTCCGAATTGTTTTTGCCTATCTGTCATTCTTGCTCTCTGATCGTTGTTGTATAATGTTAAGGTGTATGAAACACAGTATAGTTGACGAAAAAATGGAAATCCTTTTGtatactcgccctcatgttgtttcaaatcctTATGACATCCATCCTTCCagggaacacaaaaggagatactTAGTATAATGGCCAACTTGTTCTTTCCCATACACTGAAAGTAAACGAGAACCAGAAACTGATGAGTTCCTTTAGGTTAAAGAGATTAAAATGCCTTGCCCCTCTCTTTCAGCTTGAACTGGAGATTCAGAGGATATCGGAGGCCTATGAGACTCTTATGAAGGGATCTGCAAAGAGAGAAGCCCTTGAGAAAACCATGAGGAACAAGCTTGAGAGTGAAATCAAGCGACTTCATGACTTCAACAGAGATCTCCGGGGTAAGATGATTCACATAGCGGAGTAATTGTCTTAAATATGAGCTACATGCTTGGGTATGAGGTGATAAATACTAATTGTGACTCTTATATCAGACCGCCTGGAAACAGCCAGCAAACAGAGAGCAGCCATGGAAGTTGAAGACAAGAGTCGGCATGCCTTCGCCAAACTGGTTGAGCAAAGTAAGAATTCCCCTTTGCTTCACCATAACTGATCTTTCTCCCAATGTGTGGACCGTGCGGGCAACCATTCGAGCAGCCCCAGCTGTTCCCACTgactttttatgtttatgttgtaGGCATAACAATGCATTCCTCTAACAATAATGTACTGCGTGGTTATCATTGATGTGATTCCTGACAAAGTGTTTGGTTTTAAATATTTCTTGCTAAGCTGAAATgttccattacaaaaaaaaacatttttataatccaTTTTAAGTGCCTAGGGTTCAGTAAATAGCTTGTTAGGTACACGCTGTATTCTGCATTTCAGATAGTTGCTTTTAGAATTCGACCACCAACCATCATTAACACTGGAAGTAAATGTGACCTGGATTCCTGAAATATTTTCAGGTATTTTGGGATATTCCGTCCTCCTGGAATGCTTTCCAGCAGCCCCCACCACTAGTTCAGCTTCTGAGGCCCTAAGCACCCCTTCCGATGGCCTATGCACTGGCTCTCCATTTTTGGGCATATTAGTGCTAAAGAATTTAGAGCGGTGTTAGGGTAAATTAGATTTGTTTTGCTAATCCTAATAgggattgttgttgttgtcgttcaGCATTTGATTTGACCATATTggaatggtctttttttttttgttccccaAGATTTGATTATCTATGAAGTTATCTTTCATATTTGTGTATTAAAATTAGTTTTGCTCCAAGTCTGAAACAGaaccaaacacaaacaaaaagccTGGATGTTTAAATGTTCCTTGTGAGCCAACACATAAGCATGTCCAAGCCACGATTCAGTACGATGATGTATAAGTTAACATTTATGACCTTGTGGAGCTATTTGCTTTCCATGTTTACTGCCTGCCTCAGAGGCATTCCAGAGATTCAGTTGGTACAAAGACGTGCCTGTGTGCGTAAGGGGATAAGAAGTCTGCATTCCATCCAATGGCATTTGTTTTGGGTTGTATAATCAGAGTAGTAGCAGAAAGGAAGACTAATTGCTGTCTAATTTGTTTTCCATCTCACAAGGCATTCAAAGTGACCCAGAAACAAGGGAGCTGGGCTTAAGTGTGAGCCAAGTCATCGTAGAGCATTTTGGAATTCAGCATCCCAAATGGGAATTCACTGAATTGCTTTTGTAATCTGGGAATTCTAAAGCAGTCTGCAGTGCAGGTCAAAGGACACGCGGAAACTCGGCCACTCCCCTGCAAACCCAGACAGACATGTGTAAATCAAGCTTGCCTCTTTTGTTCCAGACTTTTGTGGGAAGCTTATCCCCTGAGAATTGGTTAGAATGAGACTACAGCCCAGAGAATGCTCTGGACACACCCCAGTCCTACAGCGCGGTCATTCATTTTGTGGCCTGTGTGACTGCTAGGCATGATGAGTGATCAGCAAGCATTGCTTGTACCCTTACTGAAGTAAGTTGTCGTGCTACATGGTTCTCACAATGTTTGTCTCTTTCTCGCCATAGATGAGGATCACCTTAGAGAGCGGGAACGTCTGGAAAAAGAGCTGCAGCATCTGCACGTCTCAGGAGAAGAATGGAAGAGGCGCAGAGAAGCCTTGGAGCAAGCGCTGATGTCCGCTCAGACACGAAATAGGCAGCTGGAAGAAGAGTTACGCAGGAAAAGAGCTTATGTTGAGAAG from Carassius auratus strain Wakin chromosome 6, ASM336829v1, whole genome shotgun sequence includes:
- the amotl2a gene encoding angiomotin-like 2a — encoded protein: MRTAEDSSGTVLHRLIQEQLRYGNPTDPTLLAIQQQALRGGSSGGGAGSPRSSLESLTQEESLSPQLSTRQEPQGQEHQGDYQHSESPICHLYQLHTEELPTYEEAKAHSQYLAYQRGEVGLQHGSLETPGMVGGAEQEERVWDMKREHARSLSEHFMQLSLERNCTHDGNPMSSSHSYPQLSNNHAGLVVNERSMHEPDQRGPPPEYPFMVRSPGYMLSHSQEHGHYYKEPPPAFHSQHHRLFPTQSQMPHHSGLPTLTPAGQDVIVGGYSIPVSNCQVEQLIKENERLRGEVESYNEKATRLQKLELEIQRISEAYETLMKGSAKREALEKTMRNKLESEIKRLHDFNRDLRDRLETASKQRAAMEVEDKSRHAFAKLVEQNEDHLRERERLEKELQHLHVSGEEWKRRREALEQALMSAQTRNRQLEEELRRKRAYVEKVERMQSALAQLQAACEKREALELRLRTRLEQELKSLRAQQWQSQAQQTSPGSYSDLNVSSLHQQLREREEQVLALEADITRWEQKYLEESTMRQFAMDAAATAAAQRDTTIINHSPRHSPNSSFNEDLPSPNHRHQEMENRIRALYAQLLEKDAVIKVMQQRSRRDQGRPESQGLRPAQSVPSINTVVPASSTQTKGKSLSDDQTAAASLPPLPHLLAKTQCRDRSTQCEEPSDETNPKTEPAPRSSIAFSSDSTALNANQINSAVENDMVEILI